The Solea solea chromosome 15, fSolSol10.1, whole genome shotgun sequence genome segment tgtgggaaaTGATATACTGTACTAGTGGTGCCTGTCCCACTGGTGCGCCATAAGTGCCCTTTTCATTTttgcccctgcccttccaaatgtctgtgcacaccactgGTGATTTCCAGTTGTAGCCAGAACCTGGAATTCAGGGGGTCAGGGGGTGTTTCTTTAACAGGAACGCCCCCTTAACTCGGATTTCGAACTCCAAAACTTGGAGCAACCTCAACAAACCCATCATAGGATTCAAAAACGGCTGCTTAATTCTTAAccatagacatgttgctacactgtttatgcacaaaacaccacaaagagggttgttattgactggtattgGCATCCATACGTTTCTTTCCAAAATCTCAATCGAAACACGGTGAACTCGGGGGTGACCTCACTCCCACTTCCGACCTCTGACTTCCAATGTGAATGGAACGAAGCAAAAGTCAACTCAACCTTCAATAGTGATATCCATAGTTTACTACTTACCGTAAATCCTTAAtaggtgacaaaaaaaacctttaatttGCATCTTCTTTCAGCCTCTCACACTGTCATCATTTCAGGTTTCAAGCACTcagtacatttttatgtttaaacaaGATGTGATTCATTAATTGAACATAGACTATTTGTCCACACCTGtcattgaattcaggtgtttcaatcaggttTTGGACTCTAGGCCCCTTATCGCCAATGAAGGTTGTTGACAGGATCTAGAAGTGCAACCGTTTTTGTTCCATATTAATAAGTCAAATCTAAAAAGACCCTACATAAGCTGCTTAAAGAGCATTGTAACTTTTAATTTTTGTTGTGAGTGATTTGATATATTCACTTcatatcttgtgtttttttgctacTTCTCGTGTGATGCATAGTGAACTGCGGTTGAACTGTGTGGTTATAAGTCACTCTTCATCCTTCCATCTTGACATGTTGGTGCTATTGATAAAACTGTCAAAGCTATATTTTTTTCTTGGACACCTCTAAACTTATAGTATATCCATTTCCTTATAGTAATTTCTTGGCTAAACAAACCTAGCATGAGGAACAATCTACATTTAAAGCAGCCTTGGAAAATACAGAACTCCATATTTAAGTGTTATTAATATAACAGGTTCAAATTATGACTAATAACCATGTTGGTATGCTAACATTTGTATTTCACATAGCTGTATACACTGAAAGTTGAAATCAGCATGAGAGAATTAAAACATACACAGCATTTCCATGAAGCATGCTAATGCTACATGCTATTACTGAGCATTAGCGCCAAAACTAtagacagtatgtgtgtgtgtgtgtgcaaaacattatttttaatgacattcTGAGTGAATCCAGCCGACTGAGACCAACTCAACACTTTCTCAACACAGTGTTAGCATGTGTATCTGTGTTGCAGGAATGAGTCAGTAAATACCAGACTAcacatttactgtcatttttgAACAACTGATTATATACTTCTAGATGGAACCAGAGACAAACAAGAATTAGGGAAACAAGGTACCACATTTAGCAGATGGTTGGTTCATAAATTAgtgatgcacgatattggactttttgccaatatctgACATATTGGGAGTGCTTGGACTGATAACCAATACCGATATACAGTATACGAGGTCATTTAGTCTGTTCCGTTGTGAAATTAACACCATATTTTGCATGCTCacgtcacagcagatgttgaaatacatttttctttcttgtgcaagataaataaacacaaaaaataataactgtagagggcgccagcatagaagtcaagaaGGGAGGAGCTTTTTCAGCCTACTGCTTTTGTCATTATTCAAATCGGGGAGCATGGCGTGCTTGCGGATGTCTGATAACATATTTCAAAACCATTATCAGCCAATACtgatatcgtgcatccctagttCATGTCACTCTAACTGCCCCAGTTCATCGGCTTCTGAATTAGGAAaattaagaaagaaaagcatTGATGGACATTTCTCATTAATGGTTCATTACAGTACACGTAACAGTAAAGAACATTATCCTCAACAATCTGTGCATGTAGTTCTGCCTTTGTTCACATTCTCTTTCTTTATcatgaacataaacataaatatttggCAACATGACTGTGAGAAAGCAAACAATAAACCATGACATTAATACGTAGCTCTGtgattattttcagttttacaacTACTAAAACAAATGCAGGACAGAGATGAGTGAGAGATTAGCATACCAAAGTTGATGCTGTAATAACATAagcattttattgaccaaagaCAAAAAGGGACAAATCTATAtacattgatatatatatattatatatattccCAGCACCCCGTCAtctggaatttaaaaaaagaaggaaataaaggtttgtttgttttttaaaaatcccGGTtccattgtttgacattttaccCCAATGTCCCAGAGTCACTGTCCATTTGAAGGTCCACAGTTCCAATTCATCCAGTCACACACCGGTATAAAGTGAAAGGAAGTAGATGTACAAAAGGAAAATTGGGTATATGAGAAGAGGCTTCTTGGTTTTGAACTCATCTCCGACAAGCAGTGACGCAGCGCTGTAAGCAGCCCAGAAGACTCCCAACAGCTGCAACATAAAAGCAAGACAATGTACTGTTAGCTTCAGTCTACACCATTTTATGCACAAGTTCCCTGCTTTATCTGTTAAACAGCCAatataactgtaaaataaagtttgtaAGGTTTTGTCTCCTGTCcttaaagaaaatcaaagaaagAATTTCACACAGCAgcgtcacaaaataacacatttaaacttaaaaccCATCTTCTGAGGCTAACTCCACCAAAtacctgattttgaaaaatgtcaaaaatgggctgagagagggagggagagagggggggagaagTGCAGGGGgtgtggtctggtagtgaaatctgacactgagTTGCAGCTGCATGAGATGCTCAGTGAGACCAGCCTCTCAATCGAAGCAACAGGTTCGGGCATTTAtgaagggggaggagcctggGACAACAAGCCTGGTGCTGAttagataaaaatgtgatgaaagAGTAGACAAAGAAAGCCAATGGCAATATCTGAATGATTCAATTTTATGATTTGTAATTTCGATACTTTACACTAAATACACTGGTCTACATATGAAAAAGGTGGTTtagggtttagttacactttaaagtatttgggggggaaaaaaaaaaacagaaaaaccacaTTTAGTGGATATATGGAGAGGGGGGTGAAGGAGCAACACATAGGACTACAATTTACTATTTATATCATAGACAAATACATATTAAGACGTTTATAATTGATTTAAGTGTTTTCTGGTTTGATTCAGTTGtggaacacacagaaaaaaaatccaagatCGAAGGAAGCTTTGCTTCTGGTTGCAACCTCCTCTGCTCTTCAGCTAACAACTGGCAGACAGGAGGGAAGCTCCATGTCACACTAGCATTTACAACAATAGGGCAAATGAGCCATCCCATCAACATCATTCATCAACATCATTATCTCTCTTCACTACTACTGTGTGGTCTTTGACTCACTTTGATTAGTGTAGAGACAATTTCAAACACCCTGATCACCAAAAGCAGAGGAGCTATGACGATGAGAGGAAGAAGGGAATATCCAATCACTCCAAGAACCTGGCCGTATGACacctgacaaaaaagaaaaaacaaaaaatgttgatgttgtaCAATAACATGTTAACAGTCAGGTGTGAGGATATTTAGAGAGGCTGCACTTACCTCACCACCAAGAACACGGGCCAGCAGGAAGATGGTCAGTGAGCCAAATATCCAGATGGTGATAATCCAAGACACAACCTGAAAAATAAGTCCAGCATCAACTGTGATAAACGTATACCATCAATATCATCTATCATGTGAACAgttgagatttatttttattcaatcaGACACGGAGACCCAATTTGATGTTACCATCATTACTAGTCACCTCTTACAGAAACTGTATGTATAAGAAGTGTATATATAAGAAAAGTATCTtcaaagatgaataaatatgtgtgacattgttttgtttgttcagttTATCACTTCAGGTAAAATGAAAGGGACAGCTCTCgaaagagactttttttttttagataaaaattAATGCAAGTTTTGAACCCATATATTTCTTttgatatgtatgtatgtatgtatgtatgtatgtatgtatacagagagctccaaaataaaaataaataaaaataaataaataaatggaatgcAGGGTTTCACGGTTTGCCTGAGCAGGAAACAATTATTTTGGACCACTGTATCTGTATCCAGTGTCACCAACAGTAGCCATTTCAAAGCAAAAGCACTgtgtttcagtttcactttcctgaatccatttatttttgtctaaaAGGCTTTTATGATGCTTTGTCTTTTCAGTGTTTCTCTGACTTAAAGGTGCACTGATTAGATGAAATGGGAAGTACAGGTTAAGAGCACTTGTCGAGTCTTGAGCTGAGAGGGAGTGTAAGCCCTGTGACTTATTTCCTTTTCacatatactttattaatccccttagggaaattattatttctctgcatttgacccatcctaaaattaggagcagtgggcagccacactgAGTTGCACCCGATAGCAatggggttgggtaccttgggttacccttttgacctggtggggacttgaaccggccaagctacaagccaagttccctttccacttggcctgCCCGTGACCACATCAAGGACAAATAAGGGAgggcaaacacagaacagatgAAAAATTCTTGTGCTTgatttcaatttttttaatgttttacattttttttatttctatacttgattttttttttttattgattttgttttaatttccaatgtatttacttgcttctgtaaagcacaatgaattgccttgtgtaagaatggcactataaaaataaacttgccttgcctttTATTATGAAACATTTGCAGCACAGTTGGATGCATGACTTCATTCTGAAGAGTCCTGATATTTAGTATTGTTAATGGCAATTTTGAAAACACAGCTATACTTTTTTAGGTTCTGCTCACCCTGAACTGGCCATAGATGGATATCATGGAGAAGAGCAGCACTACGGCCAGTGGGCCCCAGAAGTCTGGGTTGTCTCTGACCACCTGCCGGTTATAGCCCAGTGATGGCACTGGCATCAGCACACAGCGGATCTTGTAGTAGATGTCCTTCAGGTCGATGTCCAACTcctccctgctccaacacacacatatgctatGATGATGACTAAAGTCTTACATACAGACTGGTtggatttaaatcatttttacatAAGAGCTGTATAAAACAGCAACAAGAAGAATTCAATTTTCTGCATCATATTCTCTTCTGAAAGAAATGTCCATAACATTCCCAACACAACTGTTTAGACCTTTTGCATGAATTAGGGATGATGCGATACCATTTGTCTTGTCCTGACCTATACATGTATCACAACCTTGAGCATCTACTGATACCGACATCAGTTTGATAGTCTTTTTCTCAACTTTTAAACAGCTAGGCTATTAAAGTGTAACTAGGTAACTAGGGGGCGGCATACTCACTACAGTAGACAACACTACATCACTGATAAATACCTGTGCTCAATCACACCTAAAAAATAAGATGGACTGGCCTCAGAGAAGGTTATGGATGTTATGACcacaatgttattattatttaagacccaatgttattattattttaagaccCTCCCCCATTCATATTGCCTATTCACATCATGCCTGATGTgaataaacaaacttttttcAGTCCTGTCCCCACTGCTAAAAACATCCTACAGGAAACACTACatgaatacagtatatatattatattatattaattataacCATACTTAAATTAAATTTGGTGCTCAATAAGCTCACAGGAGGAGAGACTCCCATTAATACACAGCAAATAATGGTAGCTTTTCttacacaaaagaagaagacatggaTTTTTCTATTTCAAAAAATTATTCTAAACATCCTTAGTTACATGAAACAACAAACCAAGTCAGGTTTGTAAAGAAAAACCAAAGCTCTGGAACACTGACTCACAGAAGAGGTTTGATCTCCTCGCTGtcgtcctcctccacctccagcagCCATCCATAGCCTCGTTGCCTCAGGAAAGTGGTGGCATATGGGTCTTTACTGCCATCACTTTGCATGTTTAGTTTGATGTCTGGGGCCGATATGGTGCCGCTGAGTTCTGTAAAGAAAattcattcatcacattttaataatttatctgCACTTTAGTCCGTATTCTggctgtgtttcctgtgtgcagctcagGAATGTTAGAAGGTGACAAGGGATAAAAAGACAactgtactgagaaacacagagaaagtcaTGTGGAGCTAGATAAGCTTAAGCAGCATTGTGTGAGGTCATTTGACATTACCATGTTTAATATGTACATgaaattagaaaaaataaatgattgtgttGGTCTGActtaaaccagacttttaaaataaatgtaaacaagttAGTGCAACTGAAATTGAACCAAACTTAATTCCTAAAAGTCAGACTCAATCATAGATAATTGGCCCTGACTTTAATAGACCACAATAAATAGATACTTCTCTTTATTAAAAATCTGGCTACAAACTTTAAGTAACTAATTCTTTTTACGACCATTAATCTCTTgactattttctcaattaaatcAATAGTTGTTTGGCccaaaaatgtcagaatgttGATTGTAGTTCCCCAAAGACTGAAAGCTGTTACTGATGCAGAGGGaggcaaaacaaaataatgaactATTGCTGTGTAAACTTTTTAAACACGATTTTGCTAATCTTCTTTTTCAGCTATTCTGAATCACATTAAAAGGAACACAAAGAACGATTGTTTGTTGATTGTTGATGTTTTCCCATATCAATCATGTTTACTTTAAACATTGGTACACATCTCATGACCTTTGCCTGTTCgcgtaaatatgtaaataaaactgtGCCACGTCTGTTTTTAACCTTATCTGTACTAATAAAAGACT includes the following:
- the yipf4 gene encoding protein YIPF4; its protein translation is MQFPPNNGDFTFVSSTEAEELSGTISAPDIKLNMQSDGSKDPYATTFLRQRGYGWLLEVEEDDSEEIKPLLEELDIDLKDIYYKIRCVLMPVPSLGYNRQVVRDNPDFWGPLAVVLLFSMISIYGQFRVVSWIITIWIFGSLTIFLLARVLGGEVSYGQVLGVIGYSLLPLIVIAPLLLVIRVFEIVSTLIKLLGVFWAAYSAASLLVGDEFKTKKPLLIYPIFLLYIYFLSLYTGV